From a region of the Chitinophaga caseinilytica genome:
- a CDS encoding RagB/SusD family nutrient uptake outer membrane protein, whose translation MKRGIYYVLMGMVGLTAFSCNKQLEIDPINSIPDAKYWSSERDLDGAVAGAYALLRSTFVESPMNTNDPNGYQPRFYMYGDRRGLSLTSYTTKDPIRENTDAALRKNRLRSEWGTTNGWDGILFNWAPFYQVIEQCNIVLENAGRVPDNQFISNTREHYVSEARFVRAFTYFYMVRVWGNVPLVTAPRTSEKLGRTDYNKVLDFVESELKAVESKLPTFYSNASYNAIRATSGMVQATLAHTLAWRHKDAEAVTYASKVINSGIYTLVEDRKPTSSAPVYYQYPTIFRGRSSEGIMEIDFDPGTGEVGRNTSLANLLLFGPNLANRNEPLWGINYLKINDSTNAAGSRAFSRITDPKIIYPDSTNDERFVALFPKSGSSTKPGEFVYTKYAWVVDPLRFIYHANIVVFRLADIMLLRAECNARLGNYTDARKDLNAIRKRVWLNDWTGADADLGLEIFNERRRELLGEGHYYYDLVRTGYITSPDYIKVPTRPDMTTDEFNEGAWTWPVSNRAFTENPNMEQMRYWQRY comes from the coding sequence ATGAAAAGAGGAATATATTATGTGTTGATGGGGATGGTGGGATTAACGGCATTCTCCTGTAACAAGCAACTGGAGATAGATCCCATCAACTCAATACCAGACGCCAAGTACTGGTCTAGCGAACGAGACCTGGACGGTGCGGTGGCAGGCGCTTATGCACTGCTCCGGTCAACTTTCGTGGAAAGCCCGATGAATACCAACGACCCGAATGGTTACCAGCCGCGTTTTTATATGTACGGAGACAGAAGGGGGCTGAGCCTTACTTCCTACACCACCAAAGATCCCATCCGTGAGAACACGGACGCGGCGCTGCGGAAAAACAGGCTGCGCAGCGAATGGGGTACTACCAACGGTTGGGACGGCATCCTGTTCAACTGGGCCCCGTTTTACCAGGTGATCGAACAGTGCAACATCGTGCTGGAAAATGCCGGCCGTGTCCCCGACAACCAGTTCATTTCCAATACCCGCGAGCATTATGTATCAGAAGCCCGCTTCGTGCGCGCGTTCACCTATTTCTACATGGTCCGCGTTTGGGGGAATGTGCCGCTGGTGACTGCGCCCCGTACTTCGGAAAAACTGGGACGTACAGACTATAACAAAGTGCTGGATTTCGTGGAGTCGGAACTGAAAGCCGTTGAATCGAAATTGCCGACATTCTATTCCAATGCCTCTTACAACGCCATCCGCGCGACCAGTGGAATGGTTCAGGCTACGCTGGCGCATACGCTGGCATGGCGCCATAAAGACGCTGAAGCGGTAACATATGCCTCGAAAGTCATCAACAGCGGTATTTATACCTTGGTTGAAGACCGCAAGCCTACTTCTTCTGCACCGGTATATTACCAATACCCGACCATCTTCCGCGGCAGAAGCTCGGAAGGGATCATGGAAATCGACTTCGATCCCGGAACCGGAGAAGTAGGCAGGAACACCTCGCTTGCCAACCTGCTGCTTTTCGGGCCCAACCTGGCCAACCGCAACGAGCCGCTGTGGGGGATCAATTACCTCAAGATCAACGACTCCACTAACGCCGCAGGATCGCGCGCTTTTTCACGGATCACCGACCCGAAAATCATCTATCCAGACTCAACGAACGACGAGCGTTTTGTAGCGCTCTTCCCCAAATCGGGCAGCTCCACCAAACCCGGTGAATTCGTGTACACCAAGTACGCCTGGGTAGTAGATCCGCTTCGCTTCATCTATCACGCCAACATCGTCGTATTCCGTCTCGCAGATATCATGCTGCTCCGCGCTGAGTGCAACGCTCGTCTGGGCAACTACACCGACGCACGTAAAGATCTCAACGCCATCCGCAAAAGGGTATGGCTCAACGATTGGACTGGTGCCGACGCAGACCTCGGCCTCGAGATATTCAACGAGCGCCGCCGCGAATTGTTGGGAGAAGGCCATTACTACTACGACCTCGTACGTACCGGCTACATCACTTCCCCCGATTACATCAAAGTGCCTACCCGCCCGGATATGACGACGGATGAATTCAATGAAGGCGCCTGGACATGGCCCGTTTCCAACCGTGCTTTCACCGAGAACCCGAACATGGAACAAATGCGCTACTGGCAACGCTACTAA